A window of Diospyros lotus cultivar Yz01 chromosome 14, ASM1463336v1, whole genome shotgun sequence contains these coding sequences:
- the LOC127790263 gene encoding two-component response regulator ORR9: protein MGMAAESQFHVLAVDDSIIDRKLIERILKTSSYQVTTVDSGSKALEFLGLQEDNQSHPHLPSVSLNSHREVEVNLVITDYCMPGMTGYDLLKKIKESSALRNIPVAIMSSENVPSRISRCLEEGAEEFFLKPVRLSDVKKLIPHMMKTKSKSDPKPETQKIRENSEVPEIQPKPSSRPNNQTKPEAQENQQQQKEDLEQQQQQQSNSNKRKAMDEGLSPDRTRPRYSGLAVV from the exons ATGGGCATGGCGGCAGAGTCCCAGTTCCATGTCTTGGCCGTTGATGATAGCATCATTGACAGGAAGCTCATCGAGCGAATCCTCAAGACCTCCTCCTATCAAG TTACTACAGTGGATTCTGGTAGCAAGGCTCTGGAATTCCTGGGTTTGCAAGAAGACAACCAAAGCCACCCACATCTGCCGTCTGTTTCTCTAAACAGTCATCGG GAAGTGGAAGTGAATTTGGTTATTACGGATTACTGCATGCCTGGAATGACGGGCTATGATTTGCTCAAGAAAATCAAG GAATCGTCGGCTCTAAGAAACATACCAGTGGCAATTATGTCATCCGAAAATGTTCCTTCCAGAATAAGCAG ATGCTTGGAGGAAGGAGCAGAAGAATTTTTCCTCAAACCAGTGAGATTATCGGACGTGAAAAAGCTCATACCCCACATGATGAAAACGAAATCCAAGAGTGACCCAAAGCCAGAGACCCAGAAAATCCGAGAAAATTCAGAAGTTCCGGAGATTCAACCAAAGCCCAGCAGCAGGCCCAATAATCAGACGAAGCCAGAAGCGCAAGaaaatcaacaacaacaaaaagaagatctagaacaacaacagcaacaacaatCTAACAGTAACAAGAGGAAGGCCATGGACGAAGGGCTTTCTCCGGACAGAACACGACCCAGATACAGTGGCCTGGCCGTGGTGTGA